A genomic region of uncultured Paludibaculum sp. contains the following coding sequences:
- a CDS encoding VWA domain-containing protein, which yields MQADVAITRRSWLTAAAGLSCTVTASAQPPQPAEPDSPPIFSSSVRVVSLLATVATKKGEIIRDLTKDDFTLLEDGRRQTIRYFSRETDLPLTLGLLIDTSMSQEKVLDKERGASFRFIDQVLRDTKDQFFILQFDMGVYVRQKLTASRKELDEALSYVDTPTRRELSMPSGAGTRLYDAVVVSCRDVMKDRRDRKAIIIMSDGVDTGSQATFDESLEVAQRNDTLIYSIYFSDSGAYFGGAPDGRRVLERLARDTGGGFFEVTKKRGIEQIFATIQDELRSQYSMGFVSDVPVTVHGFRKLQLTAKTKGLQVQARDRYWAAR from the coding sequence ATGCAAGCAGACGTCGCCATCACCCGAAGATCCTGGCTCACCGCCGCCGCTGGCCTTTCCTGCACGGTCACCGCCTCGGCTCAGCCGCCCCAGCCCGCGGAACCCGACTCGCCGCCCATCTTCTCTTCCAGCGTTCGGGTCGTCAGCCTCCTTGCAACGGTCGCCACCAAAAAGGGCGAGATCATCCGCGACCTCACCAAGGACGACTTCACCCTCCTGGAAGACGGCCGCCGCCAGACCATCCGCTACTTCTCTCGCGAGACCGACCTCCCCCTCACCCTTGGTCTCCTCATCGACACCTCCATGAGCCAGGAGAAGGTCCTCGACAAGGAGCGCGGAGCCTCCTTCCGTTTCATCGATCAGGTCCTCCGCGACACCAAGGATCAGTTCTTCATCCTGCAGTTCGACATGGGTGTCTACGTCCGCCAGAAGCTCACCGCCTCGCGCAAGGAACTCGACGAGGCTCTGTCTTACGTCGACACGCCCACCCGCCGCGAACTCAGCATGCCCAGCGGAGCCGGCACCCGCCTCTACGACGCCGTCGTCGTCTCCTGCCGGGACGTCATGAAGGATCGCCGCGACCGCAAGGCCATCATTATCATGTCCGACGGCGTCGACACCGGCAGCCAGGCTACCTTCGACGAATCGCTCGAAGTCGCACAGCGCAACGATACCCTCATCTACTCCATCTACTTCTCCGACAGTGGAGCCTACTTCGGCGGCGCACCCGACGGACGCCGGGTCCTGGAGCGCCTCGCCCGCGACACCGGAGGCGGCTTCTTCGAAGTCACTAAAAAGCGCGGCATCGAGCAGATCTTCGCCACGATCCAGGACGAACTCCGCAGCCAGTACAGCATGGGTTTCGTCTCCGACGTCCCCGTCACCGTCCACGGCTTCCGCAAGCTCCAGTTGACCGCGAAAACCAAAGGCCTCCAAGTCCAAGCCCGGGACCGCTACTGGGCCGCCCGCTAG
- the rsmG gene encoding 16S rRNA (guanine(527)-N(7))-methyltransferase RsmG translates to MQFEDELQQVLPPDLPNRAELVTKAAGHLRLIVETNEQFNLTRITSPREAAIKHVLDSVLPWRLFEKASLVLDAGTGPGFPGLPLAIVLPHIRFVLAESTQKKAAFVESAANRLGIANVEVMPLRAEDVLKKARVDLITARAVAPLTRAAALFGPAVRAGARALLYKGPDAELEIAEAATESRKRQVRMQIVTRYDLPDAQGTRCVVEMTRV, encoded by the coding sequence GTGCAGTTTGAGGACGAATTACAGCAGGTTCTGCCCCCCGACCTCCCCAACCGGGCAGAGTTGGTCACCAAGGCCGCGGGCCATCTCCGGCTCATCGTCGAGACGAACGAACAGTTCAATCTCACGCGGATCACCAGCCCCCGCGAAGCCGCTATCAAGCACGTGCTGGACTCCGTCCTCCCCTGGCGCCTCTTCGAAAAGGCGAGCCTGGTTCTCGACGCCGGCACCGGACCCGGTTTCCCCGGCCTCCCCCTCGCCATCGTCCTCCCGCACATCCGCTTCGTCCTCGCCGAGTCCACGCAGAAGAAAGCCGCTTTCGTCGAGTCCGCCGCGAACCGCCTCGGAATCGCGAACGTGGAGGTCATGCCCCTACGCGCCGAGGACGTCCTGAAAAAGGCCCGCGTGGATCTCATCACGGCCCGGGCTGTCGCCCCTTTGACTCGGGCCGCTGCTCTCTTCGGTCCGGCAGTCCGCGCTGGCGCTCGCGCCCTGCTCTATAAAGGGCCCGATGCCGAACTGGAGATCGCCGAGGCAGCAACAGAGTCCCGGAAACGGCAGGTTCGGATGCAGATTGTCACTCGCTACGACCTCCCCGATGCCCAGGGCACGCGCTGTGTCGTGGAGATGACACGCGTCTAG
- a CDS encoding glycoside hydrolase family 140 protein, with protein sequence MRSTAILVLMSLTAALLPGAAPPKALPRLKVSENRRFLVTDDGRPFFYLADTAWELFHRLNREQAVHYLDIRAAQRFTAIQAVALAEEYGITEPNAYGDLPLIDTDPSRPAVTLGAKPGDPKQYDYWDHVDYIVDQANARGLYIAMLPTWGSWVNSGGTRDHAYLTPQNAQAYGEFLGKRYAKKGIIWVLGGDRNPAGVEATWRALAKGIAIGVSGKEDYDAVLMTFHPRGGQTSSTDFHNDAWLDFNMQQDGHGIPGVAKSWLKIAADYNRTPIKPVLDGEPLYEDHPLAFRAKDFGYSLDAHIRQYAYWDTFSGACGHTYGNHAIWQFFQPGRKRVNGPLMHWEQAAVRPGAAEMQYVRALLESRPYLSRVPDQALVVDALDGADYIAATRGDGYAFYYSAQGRKIKAHLGKISGTSLKAWWYNPRDGSAEDAGTVQNSGDQEFTPPSEGFSSDWVLVLDDASKGFAAPGTAAR encoded by the coding sequence ATGCGTTCCACGGCAATTCTGGTCCTGATGAGTCTGACGGCAGCGCTCCTGCCGGGCGCGGCGCCCCCGAAAGCGTTACCGCGATTGAAGGTAAGCGAGAACAGACGGTTTCTGGTGACGGACGACGGGCGTCCTTTCTTCTATCTGGCCGATACGGCATGGGAACTGTTTCACCGGCTCAACCGGGAACAGGCCGTCCACTACCTGGACATCCGCGCCGCCCAGCGCTTCACTGCCATCCAGGCCGTGGCGCTCGCCGAAGAGTATGGCATCACCGAGCCCAATGCCTACGGCGACCTCCCTCTCATCGATACCGATCCCTCTCGCCCTGCGGTCACCCTCGGCGCCAAGCCGGGCGATCCCAAGCAATACGACTACTGGGATCACGTCGACTACATCGTCGACCAGGCCAATGCCCGGGGGCTGTACATCGCGATGCTGCCGACATGGGGTAGCTGGGTCAACAGCGGTGGCACCCGCGACCACGCCTACCTCACGCCACAGAACGCCCAGGCCTATGGTGAGTTCCTTGGCAAGCGCTACGCCAAGAAGGGCATTATCTGGGTGCTGGGCGGCGACCGCAATCCCGCCGGTGTCGAAGCCACCTGGCGCGCTCTCGCCAAGGGGATTGCCATCGGTGTCAGCGGGAAGGAAGACTACGATGCCGTCCTGATGACCTTCCATCCCCGCGGCGGCCAGACCTCTTCCACTGACTTCCACAACGACGCTTGGCTCGACTTCAACATGCAACAGGATGGGCACGGGATTCCCGGCGTCGCCAAGTCGTGGCTCAAAATCGCAGCCGACTACAACCGCACGCCCATCAAGCCCGTCCTCGATGGCGAACCGCTCTACGAAGACCACCCCCTCGCCTTCCGCGCCAAGGACTTCGGCTACTCGCTAGACGCCCACATCCGCCAGTACGCCTACTGGGACACCTTCTCGGGAGCCTGCGGCCACACCTATGGCAACCACGCCATCTGGCAGTTCTTCCAGCCCGGCCGCAAGCGCGTCAACGGCCCACTCATGCATTGGGAGCAGGCCGCTGTCCGCCCCGGTGCCGCCGAAATGCAATATGTGCGCGCGCTGCTTGAGTCCCGGCCTTACCTCTCTCGCGTCCCTGACCAAGCCCTGGTCGTGGACGCACTGGACGGCGCCGACTACATCGCCGCCACGCGCGGCGACGGCTATGCTTTCTACTACAGCGCCCAGGGCCGCAAAATCAAAGCCCACCTGGGCAAGATCTCCGGCACGTCATTGAAAGCCTGGTGGTATAACCCTCGCGACGGCTCCGCGGAAGATGCCGGCACGGTTCAGAACAGCGGCGATCAGGAGTTCACGCCACCCTCGGAAGGCTTCAGCAGCGATTGGGTGCTGGTGCTCGACGACGCCTCCAAGGGCTTCGCCGCCCCGGGTACTGCGGCGCGTTGA
- a CDS encoding PepSY-associated TM helix domain-containing protein, with product MGAFRQFLQRPRQSGLRKLLFQVHLWVGLGLGLYVLVMGVTGSALVFADELEGLLHPEIEAADQKAGAPAPASALLAAARRAFPERQATALYGPTSHRPTAVVYMKRGDDVLHAYLHPVSATLAASTTSSTSAVRWLQDLHFNLFSGRTGRTVNGVGAVMLFLLCVTGIVLWWPGAVRWTRSLMVDFGRNWRRINWEIHSAAGFWTAGLLAMWALTGFYFGFSQQVNGWIHRLSPVSSLMVPESRPGVASTKPEVEKMIADAAERVPNGRFFGLQLPAGKRSTYIVFMARDTPGTKQNCDYLYFDRTSGAYLGTWHRGLSASAGDEVIRWIVPLHFGLFGGLPIRILWSVLGLTPALLFVTATMMWWNRVLRHKVVDQRAAVPGAAKPLEASSSTSTQSLLKPSEGGVNS from the coding sequence ATGGGTGCGTTCCGGCAGTTTCTACAACGCCCCCGGCAGTCGGGGCTCCGAAAGCTCCTGTTCCAGGTTCACCTGTGGGTGGGCCTGGGGCTGGGGCTCTATGTCCTGGTGATGGGTGTCACGGGCTCCGCGCTTGTATTTGCGGACGAACTCGAGGGTTTGCTCCACCCCGAGATCGAAGCTGCTGACCAGAAGGCGGGCGCACCGGCTCCCGCGTCCGCCCTTCTGGCCGCGGCGCGACGAGCCTTTCCGGAGCGCCAGGCGACGGCTCTCTACGGGCCCACAAGCCATCGGCCCACGGCGGTGGTGTACATGAAGCGGGGCGACGACGTGCTGCACGCCTACCTGCACCCGGTCTCGGCAACCCTGGCCGCTTCGACGACTTCGTCCACTTCAGCCGTGCGCTGGCTCCAGGATCTGCACTTCAATCTCTTCTCCGGTCGAACGGGGCGGACGGTGAATGGTGTTGGGGCGGTGATGCTGTTTCTGCTCTGTGTCACGGGCATTGTGCTTTGGTGGCCCGGAGCCGTGCGCTGGACCCGCTCGCTGATGGTGGACTTTGGCCGCAACTGGCGGCGCATCAATTGGGAGATCCACTCCGCCGCCGGATTCTGGACCGCGGGCCTGCTCGCGATGTGGGCGCTCACCGGGTTCTATTTCGGCTTCTCGCAGCAGGTAAACGGCTGGATTCACCGACTCTCCCCGGTGAGTTCACTGATGGTCCCGGAGTCGCGGCCAGGCGTGGCATCGACCAAGCCGGAGGTGGAGAAGATGATCGCGGACGCCGCGGAGCGTGTCCCCAATGGGCGGTTCTTCGGCCTGCAACTGCCCGCGGGTAAGCGGTCGACCTATATCGTCTTCATGGCCCGCGATACACCAGGAACGAAGCAGAACTGCGACTATCTCTATTTCGACCGGACGTCCGGCGCCTATCTTGGCACTTGGCATAGGGGCCTGAGCGCGTCGGCGGGCGACGAGGTCATCCGCTGGATCGTGCCGCTGCACTTCGGCCTCTTCGGCGGCTTGCCCATCCGGATTCTATGGTCGGTGCTAGGCCTGACGCCGGCGCTGCTCTTCGTCACCGCCACCATGATGTGGTGGAACCGTGTGCTGCGCCACAAGGTGGTGGATCAACGCGCCGCAGTACCCGGGGCGGCGAAGCCCTTGGAGGCGTCGTCGAGCACCAGCACCCAATCGCTGCTGAAGCCTTCCGAGGGTGGCGTGAACTCCTGA
- a CDS encoding TonB-dependent receptor gives MNVQVKCVFTLLLLPLIAAAQPAEVRGVVHLRGGLGISAAKVTAECTGASASTDERGAFSLPQLTSGCRLVVTADGFQAASGTVADLTQPLDIEMEIDPLRQTVTVLDSSPLVNSNPEISTAIDTRTLSELPSSIRDINRFAMLDPRVRNTGSLGTDGIYGTRLTINGQLFRFTQYQMDGLSNYEPALGNGPQQVLSIASVAEYKVLVNQYSAEFGRSSAGVISAITRTGGDAWHGESFYFLRPSGLQAAPPVSSFRLPNERHMWGAAAGGPISPTFHIFASVEGNQQTRGAFIQSPVPTFYPGHQKQWFGLVNMDKRWSDTQSLYLRLNAHSSVGDNSNDAVGGYVQPSAARRDSGQNYGFQATHRWILAPTRVNELRVGSSKSVPLSYYAVNPQTQIVRPSYSTEGLSDYFDSRVVTWQANDVYSWQLGAHQLRLGGDFIRNKFRDISTSLYGSYRMAAGAPKVGETPVQFTQTFGAGPVRYGDTLASAFVQDDWRIKPRVTLNLGLRYDYQSTTGDLNNVAPRFGFAWDVLGTGRTVVRGGAGLYYDQIFMQVVRGALQQGPGSPQATYTLSYGTAGFPTFPNSLSAPPTGAGDRRALAVFPEDRLNPYTGQFSFGVQQVLGRDWTLSVNASHMLSRKQLRVLDANAPSQFVRTAATADLTRPYTSYAGVPVRTVGQFENTGSSRYTAFDAQLAKRFTRRFQMTAHYLYSSSVTYVFFTGGANTGVPSDWGNRSIDERGPSDYFQRHRFAAQGIYELPYGIQLNAFLIAASGLPVNPLTGVDNNGDGNVQDRPVGLGRNSYRAPYQNTVDLSFLKRITITERVRAEFRVEGTNLLNRSNFLKVNTTYGNAALPLASFLQPSAGLANSDPSRQLQVGVRFLF, from the coding sequence ATGAACGTACAGGTGAAGTGTGTCTTCACTCTTCTGCTGCTCCCCTTGATCGCCGCAGCGCAACCCGCAGAGGTGCGCGGCGTGGTTCACCTGCGCGGAGGGCTCGGCATTTCGGCCGCCAAAGTCACAGCGGAGTGTACCGGCGCTTCGGCCTCGACGGATGAGCGTGGCGCATTCAGCCTGCCGCAACTGACATCGGGTTGCCGATTGGTGGTCACGGCCGACGGATTCCAGGCGGCATCGGGCACGGTCGCCGATCTGACTCAGCCCCTCGACATCGAGATGGAGATCGACCCGCTACGCCAGACCGTGACGGTTCTCGATTCCAGCCCGCTGGTGAACAGCAATCCTGAGATATCCACCGCCATCGATACGCGCACTCTCTCCGAGCTTCCTTCTTCCATCCGCGACATCAACCGTTTTGCGATGCTCGACCCGCGCGTGCGCAACACCGGCTCCCTCGGCACCGACGGCATCTACGGCACCCGCCTCACCATCAACGGCCAGCTCTTCCGCTTCACACAGTACCAGATGGACGGTCTCTCCAACTACGAGCCGGCGTTGGGCAATGGGCCCCAACAGGTGCTGTCCATCGCTTCCGTCGCCGAGTATAAGGTCTTGGTGAATCAGTACAGCGCCGAGTTCGGCCGGTCGAGTGCGGGCGTGATCTCGGCGATCACCCGCACGGGCGGGGATGCGTGGCACGGCGAGTCGTTCTACTTCCTGCGGCCCAGCGGGCTGCAGGCGGCTCCACCGGTTTCCAGTTTCCGCCTGCCTAACGAACGGCACATGTGGGGCGCGGCCGCCGGCGGGCCGATCAGCCCCACCTTCCACATCTTTGCGAGCGTCGAAGGCAACCAACAGACGCGCGGCGCCTTCATCCAGTCCCCTGTACCCACCTTCTACCCGGGTCACCAGAAGCAGTGGTTCGGCCTCGTCAATATGGACAAGCGCTGGAGCGATACGCAATCGCTGTACCTGCGGCTCAACGCCCATAGCTCAGTGGGCGACAACTCCAATGATGCCGTGGGTGGATACGTGCAGCCCAGTGCGGCCCGGCGCGATTCGGGCCAGAACTATGGCTTCCAGGCCACGCATCGTTGGATTCTTGCGCCGACCCGTGTGAATGAACTGCGTGTGGGCTCGTCCAAGAGCGTGCCTCTCTCCTACTACGCGGTGAACCCGCAGACGCAGATCGTGCGCCCATCGTACTCCACCGAAGGACTCTCCGACTACTTCGATTCCCGTGTCGTCACCTGGCAGGCGAACGACGTCTATTCCTGGCAACTCGGTGCGCACCAGTTGCGCCTGGGTGGCGACTTCATCCGCAACAAATTCCGTGACATCTCGACGAGCCTGTACGGCAGCTACCGCATGGCCGCCGGGGCTCCGAAGGTGGGCGAGACTCCTGTCCAGTTCACCCAGACGTTTGGCGCGGGCCCGGTTCGCTATGGAGACACTCTGGCCTCGGCCTTCGTACAGGACGACTGGCGGATCAAGCCGCGGGTTACGCTGAACCTCGGGCTGCGCTACGACTACCAGTCGACGACCGGAGATCTGAATAATGTTGCGCCGCGCTTCGGCTTTGCCTGGGATGTCCTCGGCACCGGGCGGACCGTCGTCCGCGGCGGAGCCGGGCTCTACTACGACCAGATCTTCATGCAGGTGGTGCGCGGCGCTCTGCAACAGGGGCCCGGGTCGCCGCAGGCGACCTACACGCTCTCCTACGGTACGGCTGGCTTCCCGACTTTCCCTAACTCGCTCAGCGCGCCACCTACTGGAGCGGGCGACCGACGCGCGCTGGCGGTGTTCCCCGAAGACCGCTTGAATCCATATACCGGTCAGTTTTCGTTCGGCGTGCAGCAGGTGCTGGGCCGGGACTGGACGCTGTCTGTGAACGCGAGCCACATGCTGAGCCGCAAGCAACTGCGCGTGCTCGATGCCAACGCACCCAGCCAGTTTGTCCGGACGGCCGCTACGGCCGACCTCACACGGCCCTATACCTCCTACGCGGGCGTGCCGGTGCGGACGGTGGGGCAGTTTGAGAACACGGGCAGCAGCCGCTACACCGCCTTTGACGCGCAGCTCGCCAAGCGCTTCACCCGGCGGTTCCAGATGACGGCGCACTACCTCTATAGCTCCTCCGTCACCTATGTCTTCTTCACCGGCGGTGCCAATACCGGGGTACCTTCCGACTGGGGCAACCGGAGCATCGACGAACGCGGGCCCAGCGACTACTTCCAGCGCCACCGCTTCGCGGCCCAGGGGATTTACGAGCTCCCGTACGGCATTCAGCTCAACGCGTTCCTCATCGCCGCTTCCGGTCTGCCTGTCAACCCGCTGACTGGCGTCGACAATAACGGCGACGGCAATGTGCAGGACCGGCCCGTCGGCCTGGGCCGCAACAGCTACCGGGCACCGTATCAGAATACGGTCGACCTTTCGTTCCTAAAGCGGATCACCATCACGGAGCGAGTCCGTGCGGAGTTTCGGGTGGAAGGCACCAACTTGTTGAACCGCTCCAACTTCCTGAAGGTCAACACGACCTATGGCAACGCGGCGCTGCCGTTGGCCTCGTTCCTGCAGCCATCAGCCGGATTGGCGAATAGCGACCCGTCGCGGCAATTGCAGGTGGGTGTCCGCTTCCTGTTCTAG
- the dgoD gene encoding galactonate dehydratase codes for MIIERIDTAQVAPRWGLLRVLTREGAEGFGEFTVEGQIGAAEAAVRQFAEEFIGRDSGEIKRLVRGAYDRNFYHGGAHYMSALGGIEIALWDLAGKAANQPIHKLLGGKVRDRVKVYRWAGGNNNAPGAAAEEAAKVVAEGARAIKMNACPPLAAIDTYGGIRAAVARAEAVREAVGTEVEIAFDFHGRCNVPMARKLAKELEFAKPLFYEEPVRPDYNRWLAEVASITHVPIATGERMCTVAEFSDVVAARGAHILQPDVVHIGGIANTAEVGALAEANGIALAPHCPLSPIAFMACLHVVVQCRAGWILEWSKGIHYNASGATGDVDPWLRYLDERDWSMFEVDADGHLTVPEGPGLGIRVNWAEVEKAARTKVTWRDELMHLPDGTVSNW; via the coding sequence ATGATCATCGAACGGATCGATACGGCCCAGGTAGCTCCGCGCTGGGGACTGTTGCGTGTGTTGACCCGTGAAGGCGCCGAAGGTTTCGGCGAGTTCACGGTGGAAGGGCAGATCGGGGCCGCCGAAGCGGCGGTACGTCAGTTCGCCGAGGAGTTCATCGGCCGCGACTCCGGCGAAATCAAGCGGCTTGTCCGCGGCGCCTACGACCGCAACTTCTACCACGGTGGCGCTCATTATATGAGTGCGCTGGGGGGCATCGAAATCGCGCTGTGGGATCTCGCTGGAAAAGCAGCTAACCAGCCCATACACAAGCTACTGGGCGGCAAGGTGCGCGATCGTGTGAAGGTGTACCGGTGGGCGGGGGGCAACAACAATGCCCCAGGCGCGGCCGCCGAAGAGGCGGCGAAAGTTGTCGCCGAGGGTGCCCGCGCCATCAAGATGAATGCCTGCCCTCCGCTCGCCGCCATCGACACATATGGCGGCATCCGCGCCGCCGTTGCTCGCGCCGAAGCCGTCCGCGAGGCCGTTGGGACGGAGGTCGAAATCGCCTTCGACTTCCATGGCCGCTGCAATGTACCGATGGCCCGCAAGCTGGCGAAGGAACTGGAATTTGCCAAGCCGCTGTTCTATGAGGAGCCGGTCCGGCCGGACTACAACCGCTGGCTGGCGGAGGTTGCCAGCATCACACACGTCCCCATCGCGACCGGCGAGCGCATGTGTACCGTGGCCGAGTTCAGCGACGTGGTCGCCGCGCGTGGCGCGCACATTCTGCAACCCGATGTCGTTCACATCGGCGGGATCGCGAACACGGCGGAGGTCGGAGCCTTGGCGGAAGCCAACGGCATCGCCCTCGCGCCCCATTGCCCGCTGTCTCCCATCGCCTTCATGGCCTGCCTCCACGTGGTGGTGCAATGCCGCGCGGGCTGGATCCTGGAATGGTCCAAAGGCATCCACTACAACGCCAGTGGCGCGACGGGCGATGTCGACCCGTGGCTCCGCTACCTGGACGAGCGCGATTGGTCCATGTTCGAAGTGGATGCCGACGGCCATCTGACGGTGCCGGAAGGACCCGGCCTGGGCATCCGCGTGAACTGGGCCGAAGTCGAGAAGGCCGCGCGGACGAAGGTCACTTGGCGGGACGAGTTGATGCATCTGCCCGACGGCACGGTTTCGAACTGGTAG
- a CDS encoding Gfo/Idh/MocA family oxidoreductase codes for MNRRLFLATALSSSRIFGANDRLRLGFIGLSGRARWLLKNEKFPGAEIVALADCYLRQCDLAAAIQPEFERCTKYQDYRKLLDKEKLDAVFIETTTHARALIAIHAMQAGLDVYAEKPLTLTIEEGQVLVRAVDKYKRVLQTGTQQRSIPINAWASKFIREGGLGKVEQVIACNFEPPKQWTPRPGQPVPDGMDWDLWCNQTELRPYHEELRGRWAWYWDYDGGGQSWGVSGWGTHALDQVQCALGTDTTGPVEIWLEGEGKETAVMMKYASGTVLKMNGKPRPDHSDLGAIFVGEKGKLEIKRGSLVADPIDLVKDAPPNTEEGPGENRFHIENFLDCIRTRKQPNAWVQAGHRSTSVCHLTNICRELGRKLRWDPVAEQFVDDPEASRKLARPRRKGYELPRIV; via the coding sequence ATGAATCGCCGCCTTTTTCTCGCAACCGCCTTGTCGTCATCTCGGATATTCGGGGCGAATGATCGTCTTCGACTCGGTTTCATTGGCCTGAGCGGGCGCGCCCGCTGGCTGCTGAAGAATGAGAAGTTCCCCGGCGCGGAGATTGTGGCCTTGGCCGACTGCTATCTGCGGCAGTGCGACCTGGCGGCGGCGATCCAGCCGGAGTTCGAGCGCTGCACGAAATACCAGGACTACCGCAAGCTGCTCGACAAGGAGAAGCTGGACGCGGTTTTTATCGAGACGACAACCCATGCCCGGGCGCTGATTGCGATTCATGCGATGCAGGCAGGGCTCGACGTGTATGCGGAAAAGCCCCTGACCCTGACCATCGAGGAAGGCCAAGTGCTGGTGCGGGCCGTGGACAAGTACAAGCGCGTGCTGCAGACGGGCACGCAACAGCGGTCCATTCCCATCAACGCATGGGCCAGCAAGTTCATTCGCGAGGGTGGACTGGGCAAGGTGGAACAGGTGATCGCCTGCAACTTTGAACCACCAAAACAGTGGACGCCGAGACCCGGGCAACCGGTACCCGATGGAATGGATTGGGATCTATGGTGTAACCAGACCGAACTCCGCCCGTATCATGAAGAGCTGCGCGGCCGGTGGGCATGGTACTGGGACTACGACGGCGGCGGGCAGAGCTGGGGCGTGAGCGGATGGGGCACGCATGCGTTGGACCAGGTACAGTGCGCGCTGGGCACGGATACGACGGGTCCGGTGGAGATCTGGCTGGAGGGCGAAGGCAAGGAAACCGCGGTAATGATGAAGTACGCCTCCGGCACGGTGCTGAAGATGAATGGCAAGCCGCGGCCAGATCATTCGGACCTGGGCGCGATTTTCGTCGGTGAGAAAGGCAAGCTGGAGATCAAACGTGGCTCGTTGGTGGCTGACCCCATCGACCTGGTGAAGGACGCGCCGCCCAATACGGAGGAAGGCCCGGGAGAGAACCGTTTCCATATTGAGAATTTCCTCGACTGCATCCGCACCAGGAAGCAGCCGAATGCCTGGGTGCAGGCGGGTCACCGATCGACCAGCGTGTGTCACCTGACGAACATCTGCCGGGAGCTGGGACGCAAGCTCAGGTGGGATCCGGTGGCCGAACAGTTCGTTGACGACCCGGAAGCCTCACGGAAACTGGCGCGTCCACGACGCAAAGGCTACGAGCTTCCGAGGATCGTTTAG